A section of the Chlorocebus sabaeus isolate Y175 chromosome 17, mChlSab1.0.hap1, whole genome shotgun sequence genome encodes:
- the CUL7 gene encoding cullin-7 isoform X1, giving the protein MSRGFWLAETLAGTRLRPAPVAADPGGCRSVSQRHAPSRLSVSTPSRGPGARMVGELRYREFRVPLGPGLHAYPDELIRQRVGHDGHPEYQIRWLILRRGEEGDGGSGQVDCKAEHILLWMSKDEIYANCHKMLGEDGQVIGPSQESAGEVGALDKSVLEEMETDVKSLIQRALRQLEECVGTIPPAPLLHTVHVLSAYASIEPLTGVFKDPRVLDLLMHMLSSPDYQIRWSAGRMIQALSSHDAGEGHCGEEGKAEGLGRLRDSQDTVAGASDLIRTRTQILLSLSQQEAIEKHLDFDSRCALLALFAQATLSEHPMSFEGIQLPQVPGRVLFSLVKRYLHVTSLLDQLNNSAAEPGAQNTSAPEELSGKRGQLELEFSMAMGTLISELVQAMRWDQATDRPRSSARSPSSIFQPQLADVSPGFPTAQAQPSFRRSRRFRPRSEFASGNTYALYVRDTLQPGMRVRMLDDYEEISAGDEGEFRQSNNGVPPVQVLWELTGRTYWVHWHMLEILGFEEDTEDMVEADEYQGAVASRVLGRALPAWRWRPMTELYAVPYVLPEDEDTEECEHLTLAEWWELLFFIKKLDGPDHQEVLQILQENLDGEILDDEILAELAVPIELAQDLLLTLPQRLNDSALRDLINCRVYKKYGPEALAGHRAYPSLLGAQQDVLLQAQAQVKDSEDATKVEAKEPPSQSPNTPLQHLVEDYGPAGKILLDLEQALSSEGTQENKVKPLLLQLQRQPQPFLALMQSLDAPETNRALHLTVLRILKQLVDFPEALLLPWHEAVDACMACLRSPNTDREVLQELIFFLHRLTSVSRDYAVVLNQLGARDAISKALEKHLGKLELAQELRDMVFKCEKHAHLYRKLITNILGGCIQMVLGQIEDHRRTQRSINIPFFDVFLRYLCQGSSVEVKEDKCWEKVEVSSNPHRASKLTDHNPKTYWESNGSAGSHYITLHMHQGVLIRQLTLLVASEDSSYMPARVVVCGGDSTSSLHTELNSVNVMPSASRVILLENLTRFWPIIQIRIKRCQQGGIDTRIRGLEILGPKPTFWPVFREQLCRHTRLFYMVRAQAWSQDMAEDRRSLLHLSSRLNGALRQEQNFADRFLPDDEAAQALGKTCWEALVSPVVQNITSPDEDGVSPLGWLLEQYLECQEAVFNPQSRGPAFFSRVRRLTHLLVHVEPCEAPPPVAATPRPKGRNRSHDWSSLATRGLSSSIMRNLTRCWQAVVEKQVNNFLTSSWRDDDFVPRYCEQFNILQNSSSELFGPRAAFLLALQNGCAGALLKLPFLKAAHVSEQFARHIDQQIQGSRIGGAQEMERLAQLQQCLQAVLIFSGLEIATTFEHYYQHYMADRLLGVVSSWLEGAVLEQIGPCFPNRLPQQMLQSLSTSKELQRQFHVYQLQRLDQELLKLEDTEKKIQVGHRASDKEYKSEKEEGAGAAAAVDVTEGEEEEEENEDLYYEGAMPEVSVLVLSRHCWPVASICHTLNPRTCLPSYLRGTLNRYSNFYNKSQSHPALKQGSQRRLQWTWLGWAELQFGNQTLHVSTVQMWLLLYLNDLKAVSVESLLALSGLSADMLNEAIGPLTSSRGPLDLHEQKDIPGGVLKIRDDSKEPRSRWDIVRLIPPQTYLQAEGEEGRNLEKRRNLLNCLIVRILKAHGDEGLHIDQLVCLVLEAWQKGPCPPRGLVSSLGRGSACSSTDVLSCILHLLGKGTLRRHDDRPQVLSYAVPVTVMEPHTESLNPGSSGPNPPLTFHTLQIRSRGVPYASCTATQSFSTFR; this is encoded by the exons ATGAGCCGTGGCTTTTGGCTGGCTGAGACGCTGGCAGGGACCAGGCTCCGCCCTGCCCCAGTGGCTGCCGACCCAGGCGGGTGCCGCTCTGTTTCGCAGAGGCACGCCCCTTCCCGTCTCTCCGTCTCGACCCCCTCGCGGGGCCCAG GTGCCAGGATGGTGGGGGAACTCCGCTACAGGGAATTCAGGGTGCCCCTGGGGCCTGGCTTACATGCCTATCCTGATGAGCTGATCCGCCAGCGAGTGGGCCATGATGGGCATCCTGAGTACCAGATCCGTTGGCTCATCCTGCGGCGTGGCGAGGAGGGTGACGGGGGCTCTGGCCAAGTGGACTGCAAGGCTGAGCACATCCTGCTGTGGATGTCCAAGGATGAGATCTATGCCAACTGCCACAAGATGCTGGGCGAGGATGGCCAGGTCATCGGGCCCTCCCAGGAGTCTGCAGGGGAGGTTGGGGCCCTGGACAAATCTGTGCTGGAGGAGATGGAAACCGATGTGAAGTCCCTCATTCAGAGAGCCCTTCGGCAGCTGGAGGAGTGTGTGGGCACCATCCCTCCTGCTCCTCTACTTCACACTGTCCACGTGCTCAGCGCCTATGCCAGCATCGAGCCCCTCACTGGGGTATTCAAGGACCCAAGAGTCCTGGACTTGCTCATGCACATGTTGAGTAGTCCCGATTATCAGATTCGCTGGAGCGCAGGCCGGATGATACAAGCCCTGTCCTCCCATGATGCTGGTGAGGGGCAttgtggggaggaagggaaagcagAAGGGCTGGGTCGGCTCAGGGACTCACAGGACACTGTGGCAGGAGCCTCTGATCTCATCA GGACCCGGACTCAAATCCTTCTGTCACTGAGCCAACAGGAAGCCATTGAGAAACACCTGGATTTTGACAGCCGCTGTGCTCTGCTAGCACTGTTTGCACAGGCCACGCTCTCTGAACATCCCATGTCTTTCGAGGGCATTCAGCTACCACAG GTCCCAGGAAGGGTGCTCTTCTCCCTGGTGAAGCGGTATTTGCATGTCACCTCGCTCCTGGATCAGCTGAACAACAGTGCTGCGGAGCCAGGAGCCCAGAACACTTCTGCTCCTGAGGAGTTGAGTGGGAAGAGGGGTCAACTGGAGCTGGAGTTCAGTATGGCCATGGGCACCCTGATCTCGGAGCTGGTGCAAGCCATGCGCTGGGACCAGGCCACAGACAGACCAAGGAGCTCAGCACGGTCCCCCAGTTccatcttccagcctcagctggCAGATGTGAGCCCAGGGTTCCCCACTGCCCAGGCTCAGCCCTCCTTCAGGAGGTCAAGACGTTTTCGCCCTCGTTCTGAGTTCGCAAGTGGCAATACCTATGCCTTGTATGTGCGGGACACGCTGCAGCCGGGGATGCGAGTGCGGATGCTGGATGATTATGAGGAGATCAGTGCCGGGGATGAGGGCGAGTTTCGGCAGAGCAACAACGGCGTGCCTCCTGTGCAG GTATTGTGGGAGTTAACAGGCCGCACCTATTGGGTGCACTGGCACATGCTGGAGATCTTGGGCTTTGAGGAAGACACTGAGGACATGGTTGAGGCTGATGAGTACCAAGGGGCGGTGGCCAGTAGAGTCCTGGGTAGAG ccctgcctgcctgGCGCTGGAGGCCCATGACGGAACTCTATGCTGTGCCTTATGTGCTGCCTGaggatgaggacactgaggagTGTGAACACCTGACCCTAGCTGAGTGGTGGGAACTCCTCTTCTTCATCAAAAAGCTGGATGGACCTGACCATCAGGAGGTTCTCCAGATCCTCCAGGAGAACCTAGATGGGGAG ATTCTGGATGATGAGATCCTAGCTGAACTGGCCGTGCCCATAGAATTGGCCCAGGACTTGCTGCTGACTCTGCCACAGCGACTCAATGACAGTGCCCTCAGGGACCTGATCAACTGCCGTGTCTACAAGAAGTATGGGCCTGAAGCCCTAGCAGGGCACCGAGCCTACCCATCCCTTCTAGGAGCCCAACAAGATGTCCTCCTGCAAGCTCAGGCCCAGGTTAAGGACTCAGAAGATGCAACCAAAGTGGAAG CAAAAGAACCCCCATCTCAGAGTCCCAACACTCCGCTGCAGCATCTCGTGGAGGATTATGGTCCAGCTGGGAAAATCCTCCTGGATCTAGAGCAAGCCCTCAGCTCAGAGGGGACGCAGGAGAACAAGGTCAAGCCACTCCTGCTGCAGCTGCAGCGGCAGCCCCAGCCCTTCCTGGCACTGATGCAGAGCCTGGACGCTCCAGAGACTAACAGGGCCCTGCACCTGACTGTGCTGAG AATCCTGAAGCAGCTGGTAGACTTCCCTGAGGCACTGCTGCTCCCCTGGCACGAGGCCGTGGATGCCTGCATGGCCTGCCTGCGGTCCCCAAACACTGATCGAGAG GTGCTCCAGGAACTGATTTTCTTCCTGCACCGCCTGACCTCAGTGAGCAGGGACTATGCCGTGGTGCTGAATCAGCTGGGAGCAAGAGACGCCATCTCCAAGGCCCTGGAAAAGCACCTGGGAAAGCTGGAGCTGGCTCAGGAGCTGCGGGACATGGTGTTCAAGTGTGAGAAGCATGCCCACCTCTACCGCAAACTCATCACCAACATCCTGGGAGGCTGCATCCAG ATGGTGCTGGGCCAGATTGAAGACCACAGACGAACCCAACGGTCCATCAACATCCCTTTCTTTGATGTGTTCCTCAGATACTTATGCCAGG GCTCCAGTGTGGAAGTGAAGGAGGACAAGTGCTGGGAGAAGGTGGAGGTGTCCTCCAACCCACACCGGGCCAGCAAGCTGACGGACCACAACCCCAAGACCTACTGGGAGTCCAACGGCAGCGCCGGCTCCCACTACATCACCCTGCACATGCACCAGGGCGTCCTCATCAG gcAACTGACTCTGCTTGTGGCTAGCGAGGACTCGAGCTACATGCCGGCCCGAGTGGTGGTGTGTGGGGGTGATAGCACTAGCTCTCTTCACACGGAACTCAACTCG GTGAATGTGATGCCCTCTGCCAGCCGGGTGATCCTCCTGGAGAACCTGACCCGCTTCTGGCCCATCATCCAGATCCGCATAAAGCGCTGCCAGCAG GGTGGCATTGATACGCGCATTCGGGGGTTAGAGATCCTAGGCCCCAAGCCCACGTTCTGGCCAGTGTTCCGGGAGCAACTCTGTCGTCACACACGCCTCTTCTACATGGTTCGGGCACAGGCCTGGAGCCAGGACATGGCAGAGGACCGCAGGAGCCTCCTGCACCTGAGTTCTAG ACTGAACGGGGCCCTGCGCCAGGAGCAGAATTTTGCTGACCGCTTCCTCCCTGATGACGAGGCTGCCCAAGCTCTGGGCAAGACCTGCTGGGAGGCCCTGGTCAGCCCCGTGGTGCAGAACATCACCTCTCCCG ATGAGGATGGCGTTAGCCCCCTGGGTTGGCTGCTGGAACAGTACCTGGAGTGTCAGGAAGCTGTCTTCAACCCCCAGAGCCGCGGCCCAGCTTTCTTCTCGCGGGTGCGCCGTCTCACTCACCTGCTGGTGCATGTCGAGCCCTGCGAGGCACCCCCTCCTGTGGCGGCCACTCCTCGGCCCA AGGGCAGAAACAGAAGCCACGACTGGAGCTCCTTGGCTACCCGGGGCCTTTCAAGCAGCATCATGAGAAACCTGACGCGCTGTTGGCAAGCCGTGGTGGAGAAGCAG GTGAACAATTTTCTGACCTCATCCTGGCGGGATGATGACTTTGTGCCACGCTACTGTGAGCAATTTAATATTCTGCAGAACTCGAGCTCTGAACTGTTTGGGCCGCGGGCAGCCTTCTTGCTGGCGCTGCAGAATGGCTGTGCGGGAGCCTTGCTGAAGCTCCCTTTTCTCAAAGCTGCCCAT GTGAGTGAGCAGTTCGCCCGGCACATTGACCAGCAGATCCAGGGCAGCCGGATTGGTGGAGCCCAGGAAATGGAGAGGCTGGCACAGCTGCAGCAGTGCCTGCAAGCTGTCCTGATTTTCTCCGGCCTGGAGATAGCCACCACGTTTGAGCATTATTACCA GCACTACATGGCGGACCGTCTCCTGGGCGTGGTCTCGAGCTGGCTGGAGGGGGCCGTGCTGGAGCAGATTGGTCCCTGCTTCCCCAACCGCCTCCCCCAGCAGATGTTGCAGAGCCTGAGCACCTCTAAGGAGCTACAGCGCCAGTTCCACGTCTACCAGCTCCAGCGGCTGGATCAGGAACTCCTAAAGCTGGAggatacagagaagaaaatacag GTGGGCCATAGGGCCAGTGACAAGGAGTACAAGAGCGAGAAGGAAGAGGGAGCTGGGGCAGCAGCAGCGGTGGATGtgacagagggagaggaggaagaagaggagaatgaGGACCTCTACTATGAAGGGGCAATGCCAGAAGTGTCTGTGCTTGTCCTGTCCCGACACTGCTGGCCTGTTGCCTCAATCTGCCACACACTGAACCCCAGAACCTGCCTGCCCTCCTACCTGAGGGGCACTTTGAACAGATACTCCAACTTCTACAACAAGA GTCAGAGCCATCCTGCCCTCAAGCAAGGCTCACAGAGGCGACTGCAGTGGAcgtggctgggctgggctgagctgcAGTTTGGGAACCAGACCCTGCATGTGTCCACCGTGCAGATGTGGCTACTGCTGTATCTCAACGACCTGAAG GCGGTCTCTGTGGAGAGTCTGCTGGCGCTCTCAGGGCTCTCCGCAGACATGCTTAATGAGGCGATTGGGCCCCTCACCTCTTCAAGAGGCCCCCTGGACCTTCATGAGCAAAAGGATATACCAGGAG GGGTCCTCAAGATTCGAGATGACAGCAAGGAACCCAGGTCGAGATGGGACATTGTGCGGCTCATCCCACCTCAGACGTACCTGCAAGCTGAGGGTGAAGAGGGCCGGAACTTGGAGAAGAGACGGAATCTTCTGAACTGCCTCATCGTCCGAATCCTCAAGGCCCATGGGGATGAGGGGCTGCACATTGACCAGCTTGTCTGTCTG
- the CUL7 gene encoding cullin-7 isoform X2, translating into MSRGFWLAETLAGTRLRPAPVAADPGGCRSVSQRHAPSRLSVSTPSRGPGARMVGELRYREFRVPLGPGLHAYPDELIRQRVGHDGHPEYQIRWLILRRGEEGDGGSGQVDCKAEHILLWMSKDEIYANCHKMLGEDGQVIGPSQESAGEVGALDKSVLEEMETDVKSLIQRALRQLEECVGTIPPAPLLHTVHVLSAYASIEPLTGVFKDPRVLDLLMHMLSSPDYQIRWSAGRMIQALSSHDAGTRTQILLSLSQQEAIEKHLDFDSRCALLALFAQATLSEHPMSFEGIQLPQVPGRVLFSLVKRYLHVTSLLDQLNNSAAEPGAQNTSAPEELSGKRGQLELEFSMAMGTLISELVQAMRWDQATDRPRSSARSPSSIFQPQLADVSPGFPTAQAQPSFRRSRRFRPRSEFASGNTYALYVRDTLQPGMRVRMLDDYEEISAGDEGEFRQSNNGVPPVQVLWELTGRTYWVHWHMLEILGFEEDTEDMVEADEYQGAVASRVLGRALPAWRWRPMTELYAVPYVLPEDEDTEECEHLTLAEWWELLFFIKKLDGPDHQEVLQILQENLDGEILDDEILAELAVPIELAQDLLLTLPQRLNDSALRDLINCRVYKKYGPEALAGHRAYPSLLGAQQDVLLQAQAQVKDSEDATKVEAKEPPSQSPNTPLQHLVEDYGPAGKILLDLEQALSSEGTQENKVKPLLLQLQRQPQPFLALMQSLDAPETNRALHLTVLRILKQLVDFPEALLLPWHEAVDACMACLRSPNTDREVLQELIFFLHRLTSVSRDYAVVLNQLGARDAISKALEKHLGKLELAQELRDMVFKCEKHAHLYRKLITNILGGCIQMVLGQIEDHRRTQRSINIPFFDVFLRYLCQGSSVEVKEDKCWEKVEVSSNPHRASKLTDHNPKTYWESNGSAGSHYITLHMHQGVLIRQLTLLVASEDSSYMPARVVVCGGDSTSSLHTELNSVNVMPSASRVILLENLTRFWPIIQIRIKRCQQGGIDTRIRGLEILGPKPTFWPVFREQLCRHTRLFYMVRAQAWSQDMAEDRRSLLHLSSRLNGALRQEQNFADRFLPDDEAAQALGKTCWEALVSPVVQNITSPDEDGVSPLGWLLEQYLECQEAVFNPQSRGPAFFSRVRRLTHLLVHVEPCEAPPPVAATPRPKGRNRSHDWSSLATRGLSSSIMRNLTRCWQAVVEKQVNNFLTSSWRDDDFVPRYCEQFNILQNSSSELFGPRAAFLLALQNGCAGALLKLPFLKAAHVSEQFARHIDQQIQGSRIGGAQEMERLAQLQQCLQAVLIFSGLEIATTFEHYYQHYMADRLLGVVSSWLEGAVLEQIGPCFPNRLPQQMLQSLSTSKELQRQFHVYQLQRLDQELLKLEDTEKKIQVGHRASDKEYKSEKEEGAGAAAAVDVTEGEEEEEENEDLYYEGAMPEVSVLVLSRHCWPVASICHTLNPRTCLPSYLRGTLNRYSNFYNKSQSHPALKQGSQRRLQWTWLGWAELQFGNQTLHVSTVQMWLLLYLNDLKAVSVESLLALSGLSADMLNEAIGPLTSSRGPLDLHEQKDIPGGVLKIRDDSKEPRSRWDIVRLIPPQTYLQAEGEEGRNLEKRRNLLNCLIVRILKAHGDEGLHIDQLVCLVLEAWQKGPCPPRGLVSSLGRGSACSSTDVLSCILHLLGKGTLRRHDDRPQVLSYAVPVTVMEPHTESLNPGSSGPNPPLTFHTLQIRSRGVPYASCTATQSFSTFR; encoded by the exons ATGAGCCGTGGCTTTTGGCTGGCTGAGACGCTGGCAGGGACCAGGCTCCGCCCTGCCCCAGTGGCTGCCGACCCAGGCGGGTGCCGCTCTGTTTCGCAGAGGCACGCCCCTTCCCGTCTCTCCGTCTCGACCCCCTCGCGGGGCCCAG GTGCCAGGATGGTGGGGGAACTCCGCTACAGGGAATTCAGGGTGCCCCTGGGGCCTGGCTTACATGCCTATCCTGATGAGCTGATCCGCCAGCGAGTGGGCCATGATGGGCATCCTGAGTACCAGATCCGTTGGCTCATCCTGCGGCGTGGCGAGGAGGGTGACGGGGGCTCTGGCCAAGTGGACTGCAAGGCTGAGCACATCCTGCTGTGGATGTCCAAGGATGAGATCTATGCCAACTGCCACAAGATGCTGGGCGAGGATGGCCAGGTCATCGGGCCCTCCCAGGAGTCTGCAGGGGAGGTTGGGGCCCTGGACAAATCTGTGCTGGAGGAGATGGAAACCGATGTGAAGTCCCTCATTCAGAGAGCCCTTCGGCAGCTGGAGGAGTGTGTGGGCACCATCCCTCCTGCTCCTCTACTTCACACTGTCCACGTGCTCAGCGCCTATGCCAGCATCGAGCCCCTCACTGGGGTATTCAAGGACCCAAGAGTCCTGGACTTGCTCATGCACATGTTGAGTAGTCCCGATTATCAGATTCGCTGGAGCGCAGGCCGGATGATACAAGCCCTGTCCTCCCATGATGCTG GGACCCGGACTCAAATCCTTCTGTCACTGAGCCAACAGGAAGCCATTGAGAAACACCTGGATTTTGACAGCCGCTGTGCTCTGCTAGCACTGTTTGCACAGGCCACGCTCTCTGAACATCCCATGTCTTTCGAGGGCATTCAGCTACCACAG GTCCCAGGAAGGGTGCTCTTCTCCCTGGTGAAGCGGTATTTGCATGTCACCTCGCTCCTGGATCAGCTGAACAACAGTGCTGCGGAGCCAGGAGCCCAGAACACTTCTGCTCCTGAGGAGTTGAGTGGGAAGAGGGGTCAACTGGAGCTGGAGTTCAGTATGGCCATGGGCACCCTGATCTCGGAGCTGGTGCAAGCCATGCGCTGGGACCAGGCCACAGACAGACCAAGGAGCTCAGCACGGTCCCCCAGTTccatcttccagcctcagctggCAGATGTGAGCCCAGGGTTCCCCACTGCCCAGGCTCAGCCCTCCTTCAGGAGGTCAAGACGTTTTCGCCCTCGTTCTGAGTTCGCAAGTGGCAATACCTATGCCTTGTATGTGCGGGACACGCTGCAGCCGGGGATGCGAGTGCGGATGCTGGATGATTATGAGGAGATCAGTGCCGGGGATGAGGGCGAGTTTCGGCAGAGCAACAACGGCGTGCCTCCTGTGCAG GTATTGTGGGAGTTAACAGGCCGCACCTATTGGGTGCACTGGCACATGCTGGAGATCTTGGGCTTTGAGGAAGACACTGAGGACATGGTTGAGGCTGATGAGTACCAAGGGGCGGTGGCCAGTAGAGTCCTGGGTAGAG ccctgcctgcctgGCGCTGGAGGCCCATGACGGAACTCTATGCTGTGCCTTATGTGCTGCCTGaggatgaggacactgaggagTGTGAACACCTGACCCTAGCTGAGTGGTGGGAACTCCTCTTCTTCATCAAAAAGCTGGATGGACCTGACCATCAGGAGGTTCTCCAGATCCTCCAGGAGAACCTAGATGGGGAG ATTCTGGATGATGAGATCCTAGCTGAACTGGCCGTGCCCATAGAATTGGCCCAGGACTTGCTGCTGACTCTGCCACAGCGACTCAATGACAGTGCCCTCAGGGACCTGATCAACTGCCGTGTCTACAAGAAGTATGGGCCTGAAGCCCTAGCAGGGCACCGAGCCTACCCATCCCTTCTAGGAGCCCAACAAGATGTCCTCCTGCAAGCTCAGGCCCAGGTTAAGGACTCAGAAGATGCAACCAAAGTGGAAG CAAAAGAACCCCCATCTCAGAGTCCCAACACTCCGCTGCAGCATCTCGTGGAGGATTATGGTCCAGCTGGGAAAATCCTCCTGGATCTAGAGCAAGCCCTCAGCTCAGAGGGGACGCAGGAGAACAAGGTCAAGCCACTCCTGCTGCAGCTGCAGCGGCAGCCCCAGCCCTTCCTGGCACTGATGCAGAGCCTGGACGCTCCAGAGACTAACAGGGCCCTGCACCTGACTGTGCTGAG AATCCTGAAGCAGCTGGTAGACTTCCCTGAGGCACTGCTGCTCCCCTGGCACGAGGCCGTGGATGCCTGCATGGCCTGCCTGCGGTCCCCAAACACTGATCGAGAG GTGCTCCAGGAACTGATTTTCTTCCTGCACCGCCTGACCTCAGTGAGCAGGGACTATGCCGTGGTGCTGAATCAGCTGGGAGCAAGAGACGCCATCTCCAAGGCCCTGGAAAAGCACCTGGGAAAGCTGGAGCTGGCTCAGGAGCTGCGGGACATGGTGTTCAAGTGTGAGAAGCATGCCCACCTCTACCGCAAACTCATCACCAACATCCTGGGAGGCTGCATCCAG ATGGTGCTGGGCCAGATTGAAGACCACAGACGAACCCAACGGTCCATCAACATCCCTTTCTTTGATGTGTTCCTCAGATACTTATGCCAGG GCTCCAGTGTGGAAGTGAAGGAGGACAAGTGCTGGGAGAAGGTGGAGGTGTCCTCCAACCCACACCGGGCCAGCAAGCTGACGGACCACAACCCCAAGACCTACTGGGAGTCCAACGGCAGCGCCGGCTCCCACTACATCACCCTGCACATGCACCAGGGCGTCCTCATCAG gcAACTGACTCTGCTTGTGGCTAGCGAGGACTCGAGCTACATGCCGGCCCGAGTGGTGGTGTGTGGGGGTGATAGCACTAGCTCTCTTCACACGGAACTCAACTCG GTGAATGTGATGCCCTCTGCCAGCCGGGTGATCCTCCTGGAGAACCTGACCCGCTTCTGGCCCATCATCCAGATCCGCATAAAGCGCTGCCAGCAG GGTGGCATTGATACGCGCATTCGGGGGTTAGAGATCCTAGGCCCCAAGCCCACGTTCTGGCCAGTGTTCCGGGAGCAACTCTGTCGTCACACACGCCTCTTCTACATGGTTCGGGCACAGGCCTGGAGCCAGGACATGGCAGAGGACCGCAGGAGCCTCCTGCACCTGAGTTCTAG ACTGAACGGGGCCCTGCGCCAGGAGCAGAATTTTGCTGACCGCTTCCTCCCTGATGACGAGGCTGCCCAAGCTCTGGGCAAGACCTGCTGGGAGGCCCTGGTCAGCCCCGTGGTGCAGAACATCACCTCTCCCG ATGAGGATGGCGTTAGCCCCCTGGGTTGGCTGCTGGAACAGTACCTGGAGTGTCAGGAAGCTGTCTTCAACCCCCAGAGCCGCGGCCCAGCTTTCTTCTCGCGGGTGCGCCGTCTCACTCACCTGCTGGTGCATGTCGAGCCCTGCGAGGCACCCCCTCCTGTGGCGGCCACTCCTCGGCCCA AGGGCAGAAACAGAAGCCACGACTGGAGCTCCTTGGCTACCCGGGGCCTTTCAAGCAGCATCATGAGAAACCTGACGCGCTGTTGGCAAGCCGTGGTGGAGAAGCAG GTGAACAATTTTCTGACCTCATCCTGGCGGGATGATGACTTTGTGCCACGCTACTGTGAGCAATTTAATATTCTGCAGAACTCGAGCTCTGAACTGTTTGGGCCGCGGGCAGCCTTCTTGCTGGCGCTGCAGAATGGCTGTGCGGGAGCCTTGCTGAAGCTCCCTTTTCTCAAAGCTGCCCAT GTGAGTGAGCAGTTCGCCCGGCACATTGACCAGCAGATCCAGGGCAGCCGGATTGGTGGAGCCCAGGAAATGGAGAGGCTGGCACAGCTGCAGCAGTGCCTGCAAGCTGTCCTGATTTTCTCCGGCCTGGAGATAGCCACCACGTTTGAGCATTATTACCA GCACTACATGGCGGACCGTCTCCTGGGCGTGGTCTCGAGCTGGCTGGAGGGGGCCGTGCTGGAGCAGATTGGTCCCTGCTTCCCCAACCGCCTCCCCCAGCAGATGTTGCAGAGCCTGAGCACCTCTAAGGAGCTACAGCGCCAGTTCCACGTCTACCAGCTCCAGCGGCTGGATCAGGAACTCCTAAAGCTGGAggatacagagaagaaaatacag GTGGGCCATAGGGCCAGTGACAAGGAGTACAAGAGCGAGAAGGAAGAGGGAGCTGGGGCAGCAGCAGCGGTGGATGtgacagagggagaggaggaagaagaggagaatgaGGACCTCTACTATGAAGGGGCAATGCCAGAAGTGTCTGTGCTTGTCCTGTCCCGACACTGCTGGCCTGTTGCCTCAATCTGCCACACACTGAACCCCAGAACCTGCCTGCCCTCCTACCTGAGGGGCACTTTGAACAGATACTCCAACTTCTACAACAAGA GTCAGAGCCATCCTGCCCTCAAGCAAGGCTCACAGAGGCGACTGCAGTGGAcgtggctgggctgggctgagctgcAGTTTGGGAACCAGACCCTGCATGTGTCCACCGTGCAGATGTGGCTACTGCTGTATCTCAACGACCTGAAG GCGGTCTCTGTGGAGAGTCTGCTGGCGCTCTCAGGGCTCTCCGCAGACATGCTTAATGAGGCGATTGGGCCCCTCACCTCTTCAAGAGGCCCCCTGGACCTTCATGAGCAAAAGGATATACCAGGAG GGGTCCTCAAGATTCGAGATGACAGCAAGGAACCCAGGTCGAGATGGGACATTGTGCGGCTCATCCCACCTCAGACGTACCTGCAAGCTGAGGGTGAAGAGGGCCGGAACTTGGAGAAGAGACGGAATCTTCTGAACTGCCTCATCGTCCGAATCCTCAAGGCCCATGGGGATGAGGGGCTGCACATTGACCAGCTTGTCTGTCTG